A genomic segment from Actinomadura hallensis encodes:
- a CDS encoding S8 family peptidase translates to MFDQQARVERVLERHPDAMVVEPVPGRPALIRRDEILVAGRDAAAAETAVRRWCDARHDERAVARLRLRPAAKVDVCELAARLTEGGVGGGPAAGARRRGLTVSPNHLVHGQPLWWSGPADRPRPAAPVPAPRAAAARRDVTVAILDTGLSPHPWYEDADWFREQADEVREVLDADLDGDLDAQAGHGTFVAGVVLRHAPSARLRALRVLGGDGVGDELGVIRALERLAEWGRADVVNLSLGCHTYDDRPSPLLTRAVAALGRRTVVVACAGNTAGDRPFWPAAMKPVVGVAALDGGERAWFSNHGWWVDACAEGTEVTSSFVHFDGPRPPADGADPDDFRGYATWSGTSFAAPAVAGRIAGLAAAEGIGAADAADRVLDPEANPSLPGLGVVVGSGGEHADS, encoded by the coding sequence ATGTTCGATCAGCAGGCGCGGGTGGAGCGGGTGCTGGAGCGGCACCCGGACGCGATGGTGGTGGAGCCGGTGCCGGGACGCCCGGCGCTGATCCGCCGCGACGAGATCCTCGTCGCCGGGCGCGACGCCGCCGCGGCCGAGACCGCCGTGCGGCGCTGGTGCGACGCGCGGCACGACGAGCGCGCCGTAGCGCGGCTGCGGCTGCGCCCCGCCGCGAAGGTGGACGTCTGCGAGCTCGCCGCACGGCTGACCGAGGGCGGCGTGGGCGGCGGCCCCGCCGCCGGGGCGCGGCGCCGCGGACTGACCGTCTCCCCGAACCACCTCGTCCACGGGCAGCCGCTGTGGTGGAGCGGACCGGCCGACCGGCCGCGCCCCGCCGCGCCCGTCCCCGCCCCGCGGGCCGCCGCCGCGCGGCGGGACGTGACGGTCGCGATCCTCGACACCGGCCTGTCGCCCCACCCCTGGTACGAGGACGCGGACTGGTTCCGCGAGCAGGCCGACGAGGTCCGGGAGGTCCTGGACGCCGACCTCGACGGAGACCTCGACGCGCAGGCCGGGCACGGGACGTTCGTCGCCGGCGTGGTGCTGCGGCACGCGCCGTCCGCGCGGCTGCGGGCCCTCCGCGTCCTCGGCGGCGACGGCGTCGGCGACGAGCTCGGCGTGATCCGCGCGCTGGAGCGGCTCGCGGAGTGGGGCCGCGCCGACGTGGTGAACCTCTCCCTCGGCTGCCACACCTACGACGACCGGCCCTCGCCGCTGCTGACCCGCGCCGTCGCCGCGCTCGGCCGCCGGACGGTCGTGGTGGCGTGCGCGGGCAACACCGCCGGCGACCGGCCGTTCTGGCCCGCCGCGATGAAGCCGGTGGTCGGCGTCGCGGCGCTGGACGGCGGCGAGCGCGCCTGGTTCTCCAACCACGGCTGGTGGGTGGACGCCTGCGCCGAAGGCACCGAGGTGACCAGCTCCTTCGTGCACTTCGACGGGCCGCGGCCGCCCGCGGACGGCGCCGACCCCGACGACTTCCGGGGCTACGCGACCTGGAGCGGCACGTCGTTCGCGGCGCCGGCGGTGGCGGGACGGATCGCCGGGCTCGCGGCGGCGGAGGG
- a CDS encoding DUF3145 domain-containing protein: MTARGVFYVHSAPPALSPHIEWAAAGVLGVPVSLDWADQAAAPGTLRAELHWEGKPGTAAGITSALRSWKLVRFEATEDPTPGSDGVRYSFTPSLGVFCGVIGANGDIMIPEDRLRAVMANAAVGKANLESELERLLGTPWDNELEPFRRAGDGAPVRWLHAAV, translated from the coding sequence GTGACCGCACGTGGCGTTTTCTACGTCCACTCCGCGCCGCCTGCGCTGAGCCCGCACATCGAGTGGGCCGCCGCAGGTGTTCTCGGTGTGCCCGTTTCCCTTGACTGGGCGGATCAGGCGGCCGCGCCGGGGACGCTGCGCGCCGAGCTTCATTGGGAGGGCAAGCCGGGTACCGCAGCGGGCATCACCTCGGCGCTGCGAAGTTGGAAGCTGGTGCGCTTCGAGGCCACCGAGGATCCCACGCCCGGCTCCGACGGCGTCCGCTACAGCTTCACGCCGTCCCTCGGGGTCTTCTGCGGGGTCATCGGGGCCAACGGGGACATCATGATCCCCGAGGACCGGCTCCGCGCGGTCATGGCGAACGCCGCCGTCGGCAAGGCGAACCTGGAGAGCGAGCTGGAGCGGCTCCTCGGCACGCCGTGGGACAACGAGCTCGAGCCGTTCCGCCGGGCCGGGGACGGGGCGCCGGTCCGCTGGCTGCACGCCGCCGTCTGA
- a CDS encoding beta-ketoacyl-[acyl-carrier-protein] synthase family protein, which translates to MSKSQTRVVVTGLGATTPLGGDLPSTWSALLAGESGVRKLDWEGIDDLPVRFAATLKVDPSEVMPKQSLRRLDRNQAIALIAAREAWTDAGFAPPPSRKGKKPEEQAGVEGGHVVDGERLGVVFSSGIGGLHTALNSYDVFKEKGWSRVSPFTVPMLMPNGASGHVGIEFGAMAGSHALVSACASSGEAVGYAIDMIRAGRADVVICGGTESCIHPLQMASFGAMRAMSTRNDEPERASRPYDKNRDGFVLGEGAAVMILESEEHARARGAKINGIAAGCGYSGDAYDIVLPDPSGSGQAKAMQRALKDAGLEPDDIVHINAHATSTPAGDVAELASIKAGLGEEAASKVAITATKSMTGHLLGGAGALESVFTVLALKEGLVPFVANLEDLDDEVDLDIVRDEPRKLPDGPAAALNNSFGFGGHNVSVAFQRAL; encoded by the coding sequence ATGAGCAAGAGCCAGACCAGAGTCGTGGTGACCGGTCTCGGTGCAACGACCCCACTCGGCGGAGACCTGCCGTCGACCTGGTCCGCCCTGCTCGCCGGCGAGTCCGGGGTCCGGAAGCTGGACTGGGAGGGCATCGACGACCTGCCGGTCAGGTTCGCGGCGACGCTGAAGGTCGACCCGTCGGAGGTCATGCCCAAGCAGTCGCTCCGCCGCCTCGACCGCAACCAGGCGATCGCGCTGATCGCCGCCCGCGAGGCGTGGACCGACGCCGGGTTCGCGCCGCCCCCGTCCCGCAAGGGCAAGAAGCCCGAGGAGCAGGCCGGCGTCGAGGGCGGCCACGTCGTGGACGGCGAACGCCTCGGAGTGGTGTTCTCCAGCGGCATCGGCGGGCTGCACACCGCGCTCAACAGCTACGACGTCTTCAAGGAGAAGGGCTGGTCGCGGGTCTCGCCGTTCACCGTCCCGATGCTGATGCCGAACGGCGCGTCCGGGCACGTCGGCATCGAGTTCGGCGCGATGGCCGGCTCGCACGCCCTGGTCAGCGCGTGCGCGTCCAGCGGCGAGGCCGTCGGCTACGCCATCGACATGATCCGCGCGGGCCGCGCCGACGTGGTGATCTGCGGTGGCACCGAGTCGTGCATACACCCCCTGCAGATGGCGTCGTTCGGCGCCATGCGCGCGATGTCGACCCGCAACGACGAGCCGGAGCGCGCGTCGCGCCCCTACGACAAGAACCGTGACGGGTTCGTGCTCGGCGAGGGCGCCGCGGTGATGATCCTGGAGTCGGAGGAGCATGCCCGCGCCCGCGGCGCGAAGATCAACGGCATCGCCGCCGGCTGCGGCTACTCCGGCGACGCCTACGACATCGTGCTGCCCGACCCGAGCGGCTCCGGGCAGGCCAAGGCCATGCAGCGGGCCCTCAAGGACGCGGGGCTGGAGCCGGACGACATCGTGCACATCAACGCGCACGCCACCTCCACCCCCGCCGGGGACGTCGCCGAACTCGCCTCGATCAAGGCGGGGCTCGGCGAGGAGGCCGCCTCCAAGGTGGCCATCACCGCCACCAAGTCGATGACGGGCCACCTCCTCGGCGGCGCCGGGGCGCTGGAGTCGGTGTTCACGGTCCTCGCGCTGAAGGAGGGCCTCGTCCCGTTCGTGGCGAACCTGGAGGACCTCGACGACGAGGTCGACCTGGACATCGTCCGCGACGAGCCGCGCAAGCTCCCCGACGGGCCGGCCGCGGCGCTCAACAACTCGTTCGGTTTCGGCGGCCACAACGTGTCGGTCGCCTTCCAGCGCGCCCTCTGA
- a CDS encoding acyl carrier protein has translation MAVATEQQILDGLAEIIDDIVGIDKSEVTPDKNFVDDLDIDSLSMVEIAVAAQDQFGVEIPDDELRNLKTVKDVVNFVQNLQQS, from the coding sequence ATGGCAGTCGCCACCGAACAGCAGATCCTCGACGGCCTCGCCGAGATCATCGACGACATCGTCGGGATCGACAAGTCCGAGGTGACCCCCGACAAGAACTTCGTCGACGACCTCGACATCGACTCCCTGTCGATGGTCGAGATCGCCGTGGCCGCCCAGGACCAGTTCGGCGTCGAGATCCCCGACGACGAGCTGCGCAACCTGAAGACGGTCAAGGACGTCGTCAACTTCGTGCAGAACCTGCAGCAGAGCTGA
- a CDS encoding beta-ketoacyl-ACP synthase III: MSAGLRIPDAAPGARVLAFGDYRPARVVTNDELAQTVETDDAWIRSRVGIRERRIAADDEGIVELGVHAGGKALANSGLDPSDIDLVILATCSAESPMPGHAAQVAHRLGIDAPGAFDLNAACAGFCYALATAGAAVRAGSARNVLVIGSEKMSQWVDWTDRSTCIIFADGAGAAVVTGSDSPGIGPVVWGSAGDKWDKIIIADRNASIRQEGQAVFRWATTAIAPVAAEACERAGITPQDLAAVVPHQANLRIIEAIARRLKATNAVVADDIVHSGNTSAASIPLALSRMIERGDVPSGAPALLVGFGAGLSYAAQVIQIP; this comes from the coding sequence ATGAGCGCCGGGCTCCGCATCCCCGACGCGGCCCCGGGCGCGCGCGTCCTCGCGTTCGGCGACTACCGGCCCGCCCGGGTCGTCACCAACGACGAGCTCGCCCAGACGGTCGAGACCGACGACGCCTGGATCCGCAGCCGCGTCGGCATCCGGGAACGCCGCATCGCCGCCGACGACGAGGGCATCGTCGAACTCGGCGTGCACGCGGGCGGCAAGGCCCTGGCCAACAGCGGGCTCGACCCGTCCGACATCGACCTGGTCATCCTGGCGACCTGCTCGGCCGAGTCCCCGATGCCCGGCCACGCCGCGCAGGTCGCGCACCGGCTCGGCATCGACGCCCCCGGCGCGTTCGACCTCAACGCCGCGTGCGCCGGGTTCTGCTACGCCCTCGCCACCGCCGGCGCCGCGGTCCGCGCCGGCAGCGCCCGCAACGTGCTGGTGATCGGCTCCGAGAAGATGTCGCAGTGGGTCGACTGGACCGACCGCTCCACCTGCATCATCTTCGCCGACGGCGCGGGCGCGGCGGTCGTGACCGGCAGCGACTCCCCCGGCATCGGCCCGGTCGTGTGGGGCAGCGCCGGCGACAAGTGGGACAAGATCATCATCGCGGACCGGAACGCGTCCATCCGGCAGGAGGGACAGGCGGTGTTCCGGTGGGCCACCACCGCCATCGCCCCGGTCGCGGCCGAGGCGTGCGAGCGCGCCGGGATCACGCCGCAGGACCTCGCCGCGGTCGTCCCGCACCAGGCGAACCTGCGGATCATCGAGGCCATCGCCCGCAGGCTCAAGGCCACGAACGCCGTGGTGGCCGACGACATCGTCCACTCCGGCAACACCTCCGCGGCCTCGATCCCGCTGGCGCTGTCCCGAATGATCGAACGCGGCGACGTGCCGTCCGGCGCACCGGCCCTGCTGGTCGGATTCGGCGCCGGACTGTCCTACGCTGCCCAAGTCATCCAGATCCCGTAG
- a CDS encoding ACP S-malonyltransferase, producing the protein MILLASPGQGAQSPGFLQPWLEIPAVADRLAWWSAVTGLDLVRYGTEADAEEIRDTAVAQPLLVAAALAAHDVLSADLPRPDAVAGHSVGELAAAAIAGVLSPEAALVLVRERGRAMAEAAAVTETGMTAVLGGDPEEVLAAIDKHGLTPANVNGAGQIVAAGAVDRLAEFADEPPAKARLRPLSVAGAFHTEYMAPAVDVLRRLAPGVPAADPAPRLIQNRDGAVVDGGREFVDRLVEQVSAPVRWDACMETMREIGVTAIIELPPAGTLTGLARRELKGVELVALKTPADLDKARDLIKAHTR; encoded by the coding sequence GTGATTCTCCTCGCATCGCCCGGCCAGGGCGCTCAGTCCCCCGGCTTCCTGCAGCCATGGCTCGAGATACCGGCGGTCGCCGACCGCCTCGCCTGGTGGTCGGCCGTCACGGGCCTCGACCTGGTCCGATACGGGACGGAGGCGGACGCCGAGGAGATCCGTGACACCGCCGTGGCCCAGCCCCTGCTGGTCGCCGCGGCGCTCGCCGCGCACGACGTCCTCTCCGCGGACCTCCCCCGGCCGGACGCGGTGGCCGGGCACAGCGTCGGGGAGCTGGCCGCCGCCGCGATCGCCGGGGTCCTGTCCCCGGAGGCCGCCCTCGTCCTCGTCCGGGAGCGGGGGCGGGCGATGGCCGAGGCCGCCGCCGTCACCGAGACCGGGATGACCGCCGTGCTCGGCGGCGATCCCGAGGAGGTCCTCGCCGCCATCGACAAGCACGGCCTCACCCCCGCCAACGTCAACGGCGCCGGGCAGATCGTCGCCGCCGGGGCGGTGGACCGCCTCGCCGAGTTCGCCGACGAGCCGCCCGCCAAGGCGCGGCTCCGCCCGCTGTCGGTCGCCGGCGCTTTCCACACCGAGTACATGGCGCCGGCCGTCGACGTGCTCCGCCGGCTCGCCCCCGGCGTCCCCGCCGCCGACCCCGCGCCGCGGCTGATCCAGAACCGCGACGGCGCCGTGGTCGACGGCGGCCGCGAGTTCGTCGACCGGCTCGTCGAGCAGGTCAGCGCGCCCGTCCGCTGGGACGCCTGCATGGAGACCATGCGGGAGATCGGCGTCACCGCGATCATCGAGCTGCCGCCGGCCGGGACGCTCACCGGGCTGGCCAGGCGCGAGCTCAAGGGCGTCGAGCTGGTCGCCCTGAAGACCCCCGCGGACCTCGACAAGGCCCGCGACCTGATCAAGGCGCACACCCGATGA
- a CDS encoding PucR family transcriptional regulator: MDTPNEAEIREQTTQRLEKAMGTFGTAALASMEENLPWFRRMPPDQRSWIGLVAQAGIAAFVEWFKNNEETRPAIAGEVFGTAPRELLRAVKLHHTIDMIRVIIDVVETRLGELAAPGGEAQLREAILRYTRDVAFGAAQVYARAAETRAAWDARLEALVVNAVLRGEVDDGMHSWAAALGWTSKPVTVIAGFTPEDEEPEVTIDQMQIAARRARADVLAGVQGRRVIVIVGGDTDPMEAARPIAAKCGPGPVVVGPQVADLYDSTRSAHAAVAGLRAAAGWPDAPRPVEATELLPERALDGDEEARRYLVEQVYNPMLAAGAPLLDTLTTYLEQGSSLEATARLLFVHPNTVRYRLRRVTELTGLAPTDGRNAFTLRIALVLGRFESR; this comes from the coding sequence GTGGACACCCCGAACGAGGCCGAGATCCGCGAGCAGACCACCCAGCGCCTGGAGAAGGCGATGGGCACGTTCGGCACCGCCGCGCTCGCCAGCATGGAGGAGAACCTCCCCTGGTTCCGGCGGATGCCCCCCGACCAGCGCTCCTGGATCGGCCTCGTGGCCCAGGCCGGCATCGCCGCCTTCGTGGAGTGGTTCAAGAACAACGAGGAGACCCGCCCGGCCATCGCCGGGGAGGTGTTCGGCACCGCGCCCCGCGAGCTGCTGCGCGCCGTCAAGCTCCACCACACGATCGACATGATCCGCGTCATCATCGACGTGGTGGAGACTCGGCTGGGCGAGCTGGCCGCGCCCGGCGGCGAGGCGCAGCTCCGCGAGGCCATCCTGCGCTACACGCGGGACGTGGCGTTCGGCGCGGCCCAGGTCTACGCGCGCGCAGCCGAGACCCGCGCCGCCTGGGACGCCCGGCTCGAGGCGCTCGTCGTCAACGCGGTGCTGCGCGGCGAGGTCGACGACGGCATGCACTCCTGGGCCGCCGCCCTCGGCTGGACGTCCAAGCCCGTCACGGTGATCGCCGGGTTCACGCCGGAGGACGAGGAGCCCGAGGTCACCATCGACCAGATGCAGATCGCCGCGCGCCGCGCGCGCGCCGACGTGCTGGCCGGCGTCCAGGGGCGCCGGGTCATCGTCATCGTCGGCGGCGACACCGACCCCATGGAGGCCGCCCGGCCCATCGCCGCCAAGTGCGGCCCCGGCCCCGTCGTCGTCGGGCCGCAGGTCGCCGACCTGTACGACTCCACCCGCTCGGCGCACGCCGCCGTCGCCGGGCTCCGCGCCGCAGCCGGCTGGCCGGACGCGCCGCGCCCCGTCGAGGCGACCGAGCTGCTGCCCGAACGCGCCCTGGACGGCGACGAGGAGGCCCGCCGGTACCTGGTGGAGCAGGTCTACAACCCGATGCTCGCCGCGGGCGCCCCGCTCCTCGACACGCTCACCACCTACCTCGAGCAGGGGTCGTCGCTGGAGGCGACCGCGCGGCTGCTGTTCGTCCACCCCAACACGGTCCGCTACCGCCTGCGCCGCGTGACGGAGCTGACGGGCCTCGCCCCGACCGACGGCCGCAACGCCTTCACCCTCCGCATCGCCCTCGTGCTCGGACGCTTCGAGAGCCGCTGA
- a CDS encoding alpha/beta hydrolase, translated as MPPRKTLPPRARRLRRTLACAFSITGVMLTTAGTGNADPYAPPVAVPELAPSTLDVRYAAERRAIERALGTARKVGDGERTRAFSAFLRPGRRFLHFDPRGGGRAVEVLGDLARAARIAVLVPGADTTLATFDVRGDKPWSTPGGGARAVHAQALAESPGPELAVVAWLGYDTPRTFSSEVLTGDRADEGGARLRRFLEGVHRVNPSAGVGLLCHSYGSVVCGRAALDGPGGPAWRQVTDIALYGSPGTTAWSAATLGGTARVWAGRGASDWTGAVPHVRFLGLGLGPDPVSSSFGARVFDAGSGGHSDYLRPGSASLRNLTRIARGRIVDVGPR; from the coding sequence ATGCCGCCACGCAAGACGCTCCCGCCGCGCGCCCGACGGCTCCGCAGGACGCTGGCCTGCGCCTTCTCCATCACGGGGGTCATGCTGACGACCGCGGGCACCGGCAACGCCGACCCCTACGCGCCGCCGGTCGCCGTGCCGGAGCTCGCGCCCTCGACCCTGGACGTCCGGTACGCCGCCGAGCGCCGGGCCATCGAGCGGGCCCTCGGCACGGCGCGGAAGGTCGGCGACGGCGAGCGGACGCGTGCTTTCAGTGCGTTCCTCCGCCCGGGACGCCGCTTCCTCCACTTCGACCCGCGCGGCGGCGGGCGCGCCGTCGAGGTCCTCGGCGACCTCGCGAGAGCGGCGCGGATCGCGGTGCTCGTCCCCGGCGCCGACACCACCCTCGCGACGTTCGACGTCCGCGGCGACAAGCCGTGGTCGACCCCCGGCGGCGGTGCCCGGGCCGTCCACGCGCAGGCCCTGGCCGAGTCCCCGGGGCCGGAACTGGCCGTCGTGGCGTGGCTCGGGTACGACACGCCCAGAACGTTCAGCAGCGAGGTCCTCACCGGCGACCGGGCCGACGAGGGCGGGGCGCGGCTCCGGCGCTTCCTGGAGGGCGTCCACCGGGTCAACCCCTCGGCCGGAGTCGGCCTGCTCTGCCACAGCTACGGCTCCGTCGTCTGCGGCCGCGCGGCGCTGGACGGGCCCGGCGGGCCGGCCTGGCGGCAGGTCACCGACATCGCCCTCTACGGCAGCCCCGGCACGACGGCGTGGTCGGCCGCGACGCTGGGCGGCACCGCCCGCGTCTGGGCGGGCCGGGGCGCCTCCGACTGGACCGGGGCCGTCCCGCACGTCCGGTTCCTCGGGCTCGGCCTCGGCCCCGACCCGGTCTCGTCCTCGTTCGGCGCGCGGGTCTTCGACGCGGGGAGCGGCGGCCACAGCGACTACCTCCGGCCGGGCTCGGCGTCCCTGCGCAACCTCACCCGCATCGCGAGGGGACGGATCGTCGATGTCGGCCCACGCTGA